In Paenibacillus larvae subsp. larvae, the following proteins share a genomic window:
- a CDS encoding transposase family protein, with product MLCNCKDWETIELWAQERTEWLRQYIELKNGVP from the coding sequence ATGCTGTGCAATTGTAAGGATTGGGAAACGATCGAGCTGTGGGCACAGGAGCGGACGGAGTGGCTAAGGCAGTATATCGAGTTGAAAAACGGAGTTCCATGA
- a CDS encoding lantibiotic dehydratase produces MLYCRVLLNENSLDILNDLIFKLESINHPTVKKVTELLRSVDKCKSEYSYTSIIGRKQMIDIMRSLLLEIFAILNYNPVIPNPLIYEDTSYQINTMLRSSDWNNTLRHLSILQPLISLFSINFPFVQTLKHFFIEKYGETGVCNDILALLDEYRFFFQENLQSTDEVNDEVFNPFQLEVIQKAESIKRELLNIIFEKIDTTIEEEVCLKDKDFLHIIDDIPSAIKNWSYSYSFFLQPYNIQNSEEPEFVINKMAAGYGQYVSRFIDLCDIPEGIKYTDMIREVYNRILYEGHEFAEISGVFGFNGNIHSPMAPYEIIYPGMVPNSNFEESLKIEDLSIHYLAEEDKLIFKTKKNDATIHPLYLGFLTWYLLPPIYRLLFFMVPSNYMSLPIAKLYFFQQEKAKKQVVVKIPRIKINNLVITRKQWWIPSKELPYRHLPYGDLERCMVYENWRKSQGLPREVFIKILNLLTKKELTSENKGNEDEIALKNDALRKPQYIDFNSIFFIRAFEKYCDLTKGLNSYLIVEEFLPDEESLVIQGETDFSKHL; encoded by the coding sequence GTGCTATACTGCCGAGTTCTCTTAAATGAAAATTCCTTGGATATTTTGAACGATCTGATATTTAAGCTTGAAAGTATTAATCATCCTACAGTGAAGAAAGTCACTGAATTATTGAGGTCGGTTGATAAATGTAAATCGGAATATAGTTATACTTCCATAATCGGCCGAAAACAAATGATAGATATAATGAGAAGCTTATTATTGGAAATCTTCGCGATATTAAATTATAATCCGGTTATTCCTAATCCGCTTATTTATGAAGATACTTCTTACCAGATCAATACTATGCTACGCAGTTCGGATTGGAATAATACACTTCGACATCTTTCTATACTGCAGCCCTTGATTAGTCTGTTTTCTATTAACTTCCCTTTTGTTCAGACCCTTAAGCATTTTTTTATTGAAAAGTATGGAGAAACTGGAGTTTGTAATGACATTCTCGCTTTGTTGGATGAATATCGATTTTTCTTTCAAGAAAATCTTCAGTCTACAGATGAAGTGAATGATGAAGTGTTCAATCCGTTTCAATTAGAAGTCATTCAAAAAGCAGAATCGATAAAGAGGGAATTATTAAATATTATTTTTGAAAAAATAGATACTACTATTGAAGAGGAAGTCTGCTTAAAGGACAAAGATTTTTTGCATATTATTGACGATATCCCTTCAGCTATCAAAAATTGGTCATATTCTTATAGCTTTTTTTTGCAACCATACAATATTCAAAATTCAGAAGAACCAGAATTCGTCATTAACAAAATGGCTGCAGGTTATGGACAGTATGTTTCTCGGTTTATTGACCTTTGTGATATTCCTGAAGGTATAAAGTACACAGATATGATTAGAGAAGTCTATAATAGGATTTTGTATGAAGGTCACGAGTTTGCAGAAATTTCAGGTGTATTTGGCTTTAATGGCAACATTCATTCGCCTATGGCACCTTACGAAATTATTTATCCTGGAATGGTTCCTAACTCGAATTTTGAAGAATCTTTGAAAATAGAGGATTTATCTATTCACTATCTAGCCGAGGAAGATAAACTGATATTTAAAACTAAAAAAAACGATGCAACAATTCATCCTTTATACTTAGGTTTTTTAACTTGGTATCTCTTGCCGCCAATTTATCGTTTGTTATTTTTTATGGTCCCGTCGAATTATATGTCATTACCTATTGCAAAGTTGTATTTTTTTCAACAAGAAAAGGCTAAAAAACAAGTTGTCGTAAAAATACCAAGAATAAAAATCAATAATTTGGTGATAACTCGAAAACAATGGTGGATACCATCAAAAGAACTTCCGTACAGACATCTTCCATACGGTGATCTGGAAAGGTGTATGGTTTATGAGAATTGGAGGAAATCCCAAGGGTTACCTCGAGAAGTGTTTATTAAAATTTTAAACCTTCTAACAAAAAAGGAACTGACTTCAGAAAATAAGGGAAATGAGGATGAAATAGCTTTGAAAAACGATGCACTACGAAAACCACAATACATTGATTTTAATAGCATCTTTTTTATTAGAGCTTTTGAAAAATATTGTGATTTAACAAAAGGTTTAAACAGTTATTTAATTGTTGAAGAATTTCTGCCAGATGAAGAGAGTTTGGTCATTCAAGGGGAGACAGATTTCTCTAAACATCTATAA